TCCAGTTTTCGATGTATGATCTCAGCGCCTCCAGCATTAATTCCTCTGTTCCACCAACACTCATCCTTTATCAGGTAGTATGTCTCGGCATCGTTCTCTGCATAAGCCATCGCAAGATCAATTCCAAGTAAACCACCTCCAACTACTACCGCTTTTTCAGCCTCCTCAGCTGATTCTTTAATTGTTTCTGCGTTCCCCATCGTCCACATGTAATGAAGATTGTTATAATCATCGTCCTGAGGAAGCTTTCTTGGTGATCCGCCTGTCGCAATCAGTAACTTGTCGTATTCAAATTTGTCGCCTTCAGCCGTCTCAACCATTTTTTTCTGACGATCAATGTTATCGACTTTCTTGTCAAGGTTGAGGTCGATATCTCTTTTTTCATACCAGTTCTCATCGTGAACCCGGGTGTACTGTTTCGGCAGTGTACCCTTCATGTATGTTTTCAACATTATACGATTGTACAATGGTTCGGACTCTTTGGTGACCAATTTTATATCTGCGTCTTGGTTTTCTTCTTTTATCGTTTCTGCTGCGGATGCTCCCGCTATTCCATCTCCAATAATTACGTGTTTCATTTCCCTATCTCCTCTTGATATATTTTCTCTAACTGATTGACTGTTTTATTCAATCCGTATTTCTGAACTGCTTCCCTAGTATTAAACTCTGAATTCAATGCTTCTTTAACTTTCTGTTTCAGATCTTTCTCTGAATTGTCTTTGTATAACATGCCGTTCTCAGATTTTATCGTCCTGTTGAAAGGAAAGACTTCTGGTGCTATCACAGGTGTTCCACAGGCATTGGCTTCTAAAGGGGAAAGACCGAGAGTATCTCCTGTTGAAGCAGTTACATAGAGATCTATACTTGAGTAAAAATCCGTAAGCTTATCTCTTGGTAGAAAATCAAATGTATAGACGTTTTCTGGTTTTATCCTATCTATCTTTTCACGAGTAGGGCCTTCCCCTACCAATAGAACTGTTCCATCAAACTGTTCAGCAAAATCTATTATCTCCTCTAAGTTTTTTTCCATGCTCATTCTTCCACTGTATCCTAAAACAGGTTCGTCCCAGTCCTCATCTTCTTTGAATTCCTGATCTGATGGCTGGAAAAACTCTAAATCTAGTCCCACAGGTAGTTGTCGAAACTGGCAGTTCCTTGAGGGCTCCCCTACGGATGCCGTTTTCACATCGTATTTTCTCAGATAATAGTTTTCCATCGGTACATAGATTCTCTTGAGGAACTCTGCCAAGGTATTGATGTGGATTGCTTGTTCGAAGTATTCCTCGACTGGAGTATGATGGGTATAAATTTTCGGTGTATCATGCAGGCAACCATACATTAAACCGGACATACTTGCAGGTCCAGGTCCGTGGCAATGAATTATATCTAGCTCATCGAACTCGAAGTTTAGCTGGAACAGTGGAGCTCTGTAACCGCTATAGAAAGGATTGGGTAGAGATCTTAATGGATGTTCATTTTCATCCGGTAAGTAATCAGGTGATCCCGGATAAATTATATGTACATCGTGACCTTTTTCTTCAAGTCTATCTCTCCAGGCTTTCAGGGTATAGGTTACTCCATCGATTTCCGGGAAGTAGCTGTCTGTGAAAAAACCAATTTTCATTTGATCGTATCACCGTCTAGGTCAACATAGATCTCTAAAAGTTTATTGCCTACATTTTGAAGCGTGTGTTTTTCTGCTGTTTCTCTGGCGTTCTCTCCAATTTTCCCTCTTAACTCTTCATTGTCTCTGAGTCTTTCAAGCTGTTTTGCGAATCCATCTACAGAGTCTGCTTTTAAACAGTTTACTTCATGTTCCAGAAGATCTTCATAAACTTCAATATCTCTCACTACTAAAGGTTTCTCCCGGTAAGCGGCCTCGAGAAGCGAAATTCCTTGATTTTCTTCTCTGGTAGGGAAAAAGAATACATCTGCAAGTGTGAAGGCATCTCTAACATCTTCGAGATATCCTGGAAACTTCACATTTTCCGGTGAATTTTCAACTAGTTTTTTGGTTTTTCTTTTCGCCGCAATTTTTCCACCGGTCGATCCAAACCATAATAGATTTTCATCAACTTTTTCTCCCACCTTGATGAAGTCTTCCAGGCCTTTTCTCTCAAGTATCATCCCGAGATTAACTGCATGGAAACCATTTGTCTCAAACTCTTTCTCCAGTCTGGATTTTGACTGGTTCTTTCCTTCAAGTCTTTCAGTATCTATGCCGTTTGTCAAGACTTTGATTTTGGTTTCTATTCCTCTCTGCTCCAGTATTCTTTTTGTATAATCTGATGGTGCAATTAAAAGATCGGCTTTGCTGTAAACAAAGTCAGAAATCCTCCCTACGATAGGCGCTAGTTTGTTCGAAAATTTGAAGCTGTCGCGGAAATCTTCTTCCGTTACGTGCGTGTGAAAAATTACTTTTTTACCCGATCTTTTCGCTCTGAACATCTGATAAATTGATATTGGATCACTAAGATTCAGATGTAGGATATCGTAGCCCTTTCCAGCTTCAGTTACCAAATCTATCTGTTTTTCTTTCTCTAACACTTTTCTCTGCTGTCTTATAGATCTCTTGATTCCTCCCTCAATCATTTCGTGAAAGGGTGAATAATGACAGATTGTTAATTCCACAAAACAAGGTTTGACTTGTGCTTTCTAAAGTGTTGTCGAGACACTGTAGAGTGTTTTTAAAAGACTTAGAGGTAAATAGAATTTTACCAGCGTGCGGAGCTGGTGTAGTCTGGCCCATCATATCACCCTGTCACGGTGATGACCCGGGTTCGAATCCCGGGCTCCGCGTAAACGATCCGCTATGAGCATGACAGCCGATCCGTTGAACCAGTTATTCGAGGGTTTTGGGCGTAGAGCCTTCGATCCTTCCGGCCAAAGATGGAAATCGATGGCTCGGTCTGATAGTAACAAGTCTGGAATCCTCGGGCTGAAAGTTCAATGGATTCTGGGAGATCAGCTATTCGAGGGATCGATAGGAGATCACCTGAAAGAAGCCTGGGGAGGCCTCCGTAGGGTGAACTCCGAACACCATCTACGGCCTCGATCCCTCGAGCTGAAAATCTCTCAGAAAACCATGAAACCGAGAATAAACATCTTTTTAAGTCAAAATGACAATTCTTTCCTATAGCCTTCAAGCAGGCATCACCTCGGTTATTACGTTGTTGATGTCCTGCTTGAAGCCCCAATCTTCCATATCGAAAGACATACTAAATTCTAAAGTCAAATCCATATATAAATCTGTTCACAGCAAAGGATTTCTTCTATCTCTGAAGAATTTAGCCGTAGGAGCTTTTCTTGTACTGCTTTTCGCCTACTTCGCATTTCCTT
This portion of the Nanohaloarchaea archaeon SW_7_43_1 genome encodes:
- a CDS encoding glycosyl transferase family 1 encodes the protein MKIGFFTDSYFPEIDGVTYTLKAWRDRLEEKGHDVHIIYPGSPDYLPDENEHPLRSLPNPFYSGYRAPLFQLNFEFDELDIIHCHGPGPASMSGLMYGCLHDTPKIYTHHTPVEEYFEQAIHINTLAEFLKRIYVPMENYYLRKYDVKTASVGEPSRNCQFRQLPVGLDLEFFQPSDQEFKEDEDWDEPVLGYSGRMSMEKNLEEIIDFAEQFDGTVLLVGEGPTREKIDRIKPENVYTFDFLPRDKLTDFYSSIDLYVTASTGDTLGLSPLEANACGTPVIAPEVFPFNRTIKSENGMLYKDNSEKDLKQKVKEALNSEFNTREAVQKYGLNKTVNQLEKIYQEEIGK
- a CDS encoding glycosyltransferase, with the protein product MIEGGIKRSIRQQRKVLEKEKQIDLVTEAGKGYDILHLNLSDPISIYQMFRAKRSGKKVIFHTHVTEEDFRDSFKFSNKLAPIVGRISDFVYSKADLLIAPSDYTKRILEQRGIETKIKVLTNGIDTERLEGKNQSKSRLEKEFETNGFHAVNLGMILERKGLEDFIKVGEKVDENLLWFGSTGGKIAAKRKTKKLVENSPENVKFPGYLEDVRDAFTLADVFFFPTREENQGISLLEAAYREKPLVVRDIEVYEDLLEHEVNCLKADSVDGFAKQLERLRDNEELRGKIGENARETAEKHTLQNVGNKLLEIYVDLDGDTIK